In Deltaproteobacteria bacterium, the following proteins share a genomic window:
- a CDS encoding universal stress protein, with amino-acid sequence MKEFKQILFPIDFSESSPKILPYVLTMSKTFGSTVHLLYVVRDLKYLSSFHVPHPSLTLIENEIAESSKKMMEKVCEEELQGCPRFVKKIIVGDAANEIIRYAQEEKIDLIIMGTHGRKG; translated from the coding sequence ATGAAAGAATTCAAACAAATCCTGTTCCCAATCGATTTTTCCGAATCTTCCCCCAAAATACTGCCCTATGTATTGACCATGTCCAAGACCTTCGGCAGTACGGTCCATTTGCTCTATGTGGTGCGGGATCTGAAATATTTATCCAGTTTTCATGTCCCCCATCCATCCCTGACCTTGATTGAAAACGAAATCGCTGAAAGCTCCAAAAAGATGATGGAAAAGGTCTGCGAAGAAGAGCTTCAAGGATGTCCCCGCTTTGTCAAAAAGATTATTGTCGGGGATGCGGCCAATGAAATCATCCGCTATGCCCAGGAAGAAAAGATTGACCTGATTATCATGGGAACCCATGGACGAAAAGGATT